The genome window CATGATCACCGGTACCTCCCAGGCTGACGCCGCCATCATCACCTGCTCCGCCATCGAGGGGCCCCAGGCCCAGACCAAAGAGCACGTCTTCCTCGCTACCACCCTCGGTATCAGGCAGATCATCGTCGCCATCAACAAGATGGACGCCGTCAAATACGATGAGGCCAAGTACAAAGAGGCCGTCGAGGGAATGAAGAAGCTCTTCATGATGATCGGATTCAAGCCCGACGCGATTCCCTTCATCCCCGTTTCCGCTTACATGGGAGACAACATCAAGACCATCTCCGCCAACACCCCCTGGTACAAGGGACCCACCCTCCTCCAGGCTCTGGATGGCCTCACCGTCCCCAAGAAGGAGACCGACAAGGCTCTCAGGCTGCCCGTTCAGGACGTCTACACCATCACCGGTATCGGAACCGTCCCCGTCGGACGTGTCGAGACCGGAATCCTGAAGCCCAACCAGAAAGTCATGTTCGAGCCCTCCCACGTCTCCGGACTCGTCAAGTCCATCGAGATGCACCACGAGCAGATGCCCCAGGCCGTTCCCGGAGACAACGTCGGATTCAACGTCGGCGGAGTCGCCAAGAACCAGATCAAGAGGGGAGACGTCGCCGGACCCGTCGATGCGCCCCCATCCGTCGCCAAGACCTTCACCGCTCAGATCATCGTGCTGAACCACCCCTCGGTCATGACCGTCGGATACACCCCCGTGTTCCACGTCCACACCGCCCAGGTCGCATGCCAGCTCATCGAGATCCAGCAGGCCCAGCGCGCAGGCAAGAAGCTCGAAGACCTCAGCTTCCTGAAGAACGGTGACAACGCCGTCGTCGTCTTCAAGCCCACCAAGCCTCTCGTCATCGAGCCCGCAAAGGAATTCGGGCCTCTCGGAAGGTTCGCCATCCGCGACATGGGACAGACCGTCGCTGCCGGTGTGTGCGTCTCCGTCGAGAAAGCCTGAAAGTGATGCACATGTCTCAGCGTGCAAGAATCTCCCTGAGCGGAACCGACCCCAAGCTGGTCGACGGCGTCTGCGCCCAGATCAAAGGGATTTCCCAGAGAACCGGCGTCGACATCCGCGGTCCCGTTCCCCTCCCCACCAAGAAGCTCAAAGTCCCCTGCAGGAAGAGCCCCGACGGAGAGGGAAGCGAGACCTGGGACCACTGGGAGATGCGCATCCACAAGAGGCTCATAGACCTCGATGCCGATGAGCGCGCCCTCAGGCAGCTCATGAGGATAAACGTCCCTGACGGCGTCAACATCGAGATCGTCCTCCGCAGCGCATAAACGATCCAAACTGTGGGAGGGATTCCCTCCCCTTTCTTCTTCTGAATTTTTCAAAACGGATAAATCGCCGTTGCGCATCGCTTATCCCCATGAGAAGCGATGCGGTCAAAAAAGGCATAGACAAGGCTCCGGCCAGAAGTCTTCTGAGAGCAGACGGCCTGGGCGACGAGGATTTCGGGAAGCCGTTCATAGGCATCGCGAACTCATGGAACGACATCGTCCCCGGCCACATACATCTGAACGAGATCGTCGAGGCCGTAAGAGAGGGGATAATCGAAGCCGGCGGGAAGCCCTTCGTGTTCGGCGTGCCCGCGGTCTGCGACGGGATCGCCATGGGCCACAAAGGGATGAGATATTCGCTAATCTCCAGGGAAGTGATCTCGGATTGCTGCGAGGTCATGGTCGAAGGCCATGCTCTCGACGGCTGGGTCGGCGTCAGCAACTGCGATAAGGTCACTCCCGGGATGCTGATGGCCATGGGGAGGATGAACGTCCCCGGGCTGATGGTCACCGGAGGGGCCATGGAGGTCGGCAGGGACGGCGGCAGATCGCTGGATCTCCAATCTGTGTTCGAAGCCATCGGAGCATACAGCGCCGGGACCATGGACGAATCCGACGTCAAGAGGATCGAATGCTCCGCATGCCCCGGAAGGGGGAGCTGCTCCGGGCTTTTCACCGCGAACACCATGGCCTGCCTCACCGAAGCCCTTGGGATAAGCCTCACCGGCTGCGGAACCTGCCTGGCGGATGACGCGAGGAAGATAGCCATCGCCAGAGAGACCGGGAGAAGGATCGTCGAGCTCGCCAAACGCGACATCAAGCCCAGGGACATAGTCTCCAGGGAATCGTTCCTGAACGCGATCCGCGTGGATATGGCCATAGGCGGATCCACCAACACCGCTCTGCACCTTCCTGCAATATCCAAGGATTTCGGGTGCCCCGTGACCCTGGAGGATTTCGATGCCATATCCAGGGAGACTCCCCACATAACCAGCCTCAGGCCCGGCGGACCTTACAGCATCAAAGATCTTGATGTCGCCGGCGGAGTCCCTGCGGTGCTCAATGTCCTCAGGGATTCGCTTATCGACGTCCCCACAGGCAGCGGCAAGAGCATTAAGCAGATAGCTTCCGAAGCCTCGGTGAAGGACGGAGAGGTCATCAGATCCAAGGACAACCCGTTCCATGCTGAGGGCGGGATAGCCGTCCTCAAAGGGAACCTGGCTCCGGAAGGGTCTGTCATCAAGCAATCTGCGGTCAGCCCGAAGATGATGAGGTTCAGCGGGAAGGCCAAGGTCTTCGACGGAGAGAAAGATGCCGCCGATGCGATCATGGGCGGGAAGATAGTCCCCGGCGATGTCGTGGTCATCAGATACGAAGGCCCCAAGGGCGCCCCGGGCATGCCCGAGATGCTGTCTCCCACCAGCCTCATAGTCGGCAGGGGTCTGGGCGAATCCGTGGCGCTCATCACCGACGGAAGGTTTTCCGGGGCTTCCAGGG of Candidatus Methanomethylophilaceae archaeon contains these proteins:
- the rpsJ gene encoding 30S ribosomal protein S10; amino-acid sequence: MSQRARISLSGTDPKLVDGVCAQIKGISQRTGVDIRGPVPLPTKKLKVPCRKSPDGEGSETWDHWEMRIHKRLIDLDADERALRQLMRINVPDGVNIEIVLRSA
- the ilvD gene encoding dihydroxy-acid dehydratase, with protein sequence MRSDAVKKGIDKAPARSLLRADGLGDEDFGKPFIGIANSWNDIVPGHIHLNEIVEAVREGIIEAGGKPFVFGVPAVCDGIAMGHKGMRYSLISREVISDCCEVMVEGHALDGWVGVSNCDKVTPGMLMAMGRMNVPGLMVTGGAMEVGRDGGRSLDLQSVFEAIGAYSAGTMDESDVKRIECSACPGRGSCSGLFTANTMACLTEALGISLTGCGTCLADDARKIAIARETGRRIVELAKRDIKPRDIVSRESFLNAIRVDMAIGGSTNTALHLPAISKDFGCPVTLEDFDAISRETPHITSLRPGGPYSIKDLDVAGGVPAVLNVLRDSLIDVPTGSGKSIKQIASEASVKDGEVIRSKDNPFHAEGGIAVLKGNLAPEGSVIKQSAVSPKMMRFSGKAKVFDGEKDAADAIMGGKIVPGDVVVIRYEGPKGAPGMPEMLSPTSLIVGRGLGESVALITDGRFSGASRGGAIGHVSPEAYAGGPIAALKDGDIIDIDIPARKLEVRLPDAEIARRLSEAKKVDRPVTGVQKKYRSLVSSGADGAYLG
- a CDS encoding elongation factor 1-alpha, yielding MITGTSQADAAIITCSAIEGPQAQTKEHVFLATTLGIRQIIVAINKMDAVKYDEAKYKEAVEGMKKLFMMIGFKPDAIPFIPVSAYMGDNIKTISANTPWYKGPTLLQALDGLTVPKKETDKALRLPVQDVYTITGIGTVPVGRVETGILKPNQKVMFEPSHVSGLVKSIEMHHEQMPQAVPGDNVGFNVGGVAKNQIKRGDVAGPVDAPPSVAKTFTAQIIVLNHPSVMTVGYTPVFHVHTAQVACQLIEIQQAQRAGKKLEDLSFLKNGDNAVVVFKPTKPLVIEPAKEFGPLGRFAIRDMGQTVAAGVCVSVEKA